From a single Brassica oleracea var. oleracea cultivar TO1000 chromosome C5, BOL, whole genome shotgun sequence genomic region:
- the LOC106345023 gene encoding uncharacterized protein LOC106345023 produces the protein MLNQAAVDGKFGFHPKYEKVQLTHLSFADYILVFTDGTEASLNGVLTVMDQFASMSGLQINATKSSILVAGPNSHLLNHAASARGIQVDHLPIRYLGMPLTYKVWSKTDYEPLIDQLRKKFLSWTHIALSFAGRLQLIKTAITSTVNFWSSAFLLPKAVLIPSKACAVLFCGQGRQQSLIKQKWHGKMFALLRKKEGFFWVAWTKEYLLKHGSYWDVRDGSLGSWAWRKLLKLRPLAYDCLRLLNQTVEIGVWYLAVPRSATISDVVCESGWKIRARGHQRFPEVYEKLNATQVPNHHAREDIVLWRTWPDDFKASFSSVKTWNYL, from the exons ATGTTGAATCAAGCTGCAGTTGATGGAAAATTTGGGTTTCATCCAAAATACGAGAAAGTTCAGCTTACCCACCTAAGCTTCGCAGACTACATTCTGGTTTTCACAGACGGTACAGAAGCATCGCTGAATGGAGTGTTGACAGTGATGGATCAGTTTGCGAGTATGTCGGGACTTCAGATCAATGCCACCAAGTCATCAATCTTGGTTGCGGGTCCAAATAGTCACCTCCTTAACCATGCTGCGAGTGCGAGAGGCATTCAGGTTGATCACCTGCCTATTCGTTATCTAGGCATGCCTTTGACATATAAGGTTTGGAGCAAAACCGACTACGAACCGCTAATAGACCAGCTCCGCAAAAAGTTCTTGTCTTGGACGCATATAGCTCTTTCTTTCGCAGGCCGGTTGCAGTTAATCAAAACTGCTATCACCAGTACAGTGAACTTTTGGAGCTCTGCTTTTCTATTACCAAAGGCTGTATTGATACCATCGAAAGCATGTGCAGTGCTTTTCTGTGGTCAGGGTCGCCAACAGTCACTCATAAAGCAAAAGTGGCATGGGAAGATGTTTGCACTCCTAAGGAAGAAGGAGG GTTTCTTTTGGGTGGCATGGACTAAAGAGTATCTATTAAAACATGGGTCTTATTGGGATGTGCGAGATGGCTCCCTAGGCTCTTGGGCTTGGCGTAAACTCCTTAAGTTGAGGCCCTTGGCTTATGATTGCTTGAG ACTATTGAATCAAACAGTGGAGATTGGCGTATGGTACCTGGCGGTCCCTCGTTCTGCTACTATCTCTGATGTGGTCTGTGAGTCTGGTTGGAAGATCCGTGCAAGAGGGCACCAGCGGTTCCCTGAAGTTTATGAAAAACTGAATGCAACGCAGGTGCCTAACCACCACGCTAGGGAGGACATTGTGCTCTGGAGAACATGGCCTGATGATTTCAAAGCCTCTTTCTCTTCCGTTAAGACCTGGAATTACCTGTGA
- the LOC106345022 gene encoding uncharacterized protein LOC106345022 yields the protein MAWLAFRDRLSTGDRMRSWGIEQCCMFCGEKNETRDHLFFACPYSFTVWTNTAKRLLGGAITPDRTDTVASLMLPARTRHDHVLKMMVFQTVFYSVWKERNSRRHGGVWVTTEKITRTIDKQIRNRISSLRYVKNHPLEGLMRRWFEVS from the coding sequence ATGGCCTGGCTTGCATTTAGAGACCGATTGTCTACTGGGGATAGAATGAGGAGCTGGGGTATTGAGCAGTGTTGTATGTTTTGTGGAGAGAAAAATGAAACCAGGGACCACCTGTTTTTTGCTTGTCCGTACTCGTTCACTGTATGGACGAACACTGCAAAAAGGCTGCTTGGAGGCGCCATTACGCCTGACCGGACTGATACCGTAGCATCTCTTATGCTCCCTGCTCGTACTCGACATGATCATGTTCTAAAGATGATGGTGTTTCAGACAGTCTTCTACTCTGTCTGGAAAGAACGAAACTCGCGGAGGCATGGAGGAGTCTGGGTCACGACGGAGAAGATCACTCGAACTATTGATAAGCAGATTAGGAACCGGATCTCATCTCTTCGTTATGTTAAAAATCATCCGCTAGAGGGACTAATGAGAAGATGGTTTGAAGTGTCCTAG